The Thermobifida halotolerans sequence TCCTCACCCAGCGTCGCGGAGTCGACCTCGGGGTAGGAGTTCTGCAGGATCCACAGCACCTTGCCGGGCTGGGAGTCGGCGAAGACGCCCTCACCCGGGTACTCCGACCACTCGCCCTCCTGGTAGTAGGCCTTGTCGAGGATCCTGGTGTCGAGGTCGATGCAGTAGGCCGGAACCCACGCGTCCTCGCCGATCTTCAGCTTGAACAGGTAGGCCCGGGAGGGGTCGTGCCCCTCGAACTCCAGGTTGAGGCCCTTCAGGATGTTGTCGGTGTACTGGGCCTGCGTGCTGTTGGAGGGGGCCTCCGGCTCGGCGGCGGCGGGGGCGGCGGACAGGCCGAAGGCGAGCGTGGCGGCTGCCGCGGCGGAGGCGAAGGAGGTGAGCGCGCGCCGTACGCCTCGGCGGGCGCGGGGGGAGGAATCTGTGGTCAACAAGTCGTATCCCAGGTTGTCAAGGGGGCGGACGTGTGATCCGGCCGCGCAGGACGCTGCACGCGGCTGACCGTACGGGGATCGTGCCGCGAGGGGAGTAGCGGCTCGGGGGCCGATGCCTCGGTACGGGCGTCCGGTCGGATCGGAAGAACAGCGGATGTCGCTACGCGGTGAGGCCGGTCGTTGTTCGTCAGTGCCTGGTCGACACCGGGGTCGCCAGGCGGCCGATCACCGCACCGCCAGATAATAGCGATCTTTATCCGCAGCTTCCAACAGAACGGTGAAAACCGGCCGATATGTTTTTGGTCCTTGTGCGGTCGGGGGGCGGCGCTATCCGGTTGTCGTGGAAGGCGTCTCGCCTCCAGCCTGATCCCTGATCTGACCAGCGTAAAGGCGAGGGCCAGGAATGCTGGGCAGTGTACTTTCCGGGAGTGGCGTCATCAATTTTTGCGATCCCTGAACAGAGGGGACGCGCAGGAGGGCCGGATGGATTACCGGCAATCACCAATCGTTACCGCCGAAGTCCTCGAAACGGTGACCGGTTCCGGCCACCTCGAATTCTCCGGCAGTTCGGCGGCCCGTCACCGCTCCCCGCGCCGGGCCAGCAGGATGGTCACCGCGCCCGCGCCCAGCAGCACCAGCGCCACGGCCACCACCGCCCCCAGCCACGTGCCGGTGATCGGCAGGTCGGAGTCGACGCGCTTGTCCTCGGCGATGACCGGCGCGGCGGCGGGCAGGGGCGGGGACGGCGACGGGGCGGCGGAGCCCCCGGGGGCGGACTGCGGTGCGGACGGAGCCGTCTGGGACGGGGACGCGGCGGCGGGCGCGTCAGGGGTCTCCGCCGGACCGGCCGCGTTCCAGCTCACCTTCGCCGAGACGGTGAGCGAGGCGGTCGCCGTCCCCGCCACCACCAGAGGCTGGGTCTGCACGCCGTCCTTGCCGGAGTAGACAAGACCGGGGCGCACCTCGGCCTCCTCGGTGTGCGCGTAGACCGTGGCGGAGCCCTCCTCCGCGGTCACGGGAAGGACGAACAGGACCTCGTCCCCGTCGCGGGCCTCGGTGACCGGAGCGCCGTCGGCGTCGACCAGTGCGGCCTCCCGCACCCCGTTCACGGTCAGCCGCACCGGCGTCTCGCTCGTGGTGTGTACGGTCAGCGGCCCCAGCGACGCGGAGGCCTCGCCCACGACCTCGGTCGGGCTGAGGGCCAGCGCGGAGTCCGGTTCGGCCGAGTCGACGGCGTTGTCCAGCAGGTACCGGTAGAGTTCGCGCACCTGCGCGGAGTTGCGGCCGTCCGAGCTGTCGGTCGGCAGTTGCGTGCCGTTGGTGAGGTGCCAGATCGCCGCCTGGGTTCCCGCGATCGCCTGCTCGGCGCTGAGGTCGTCGATCCCGCTCTCGGCCGCCAGCAGTTCCAGGGACAGCGTGGGATAGGAGTTGCGGACGATCCAGACGATCTCGCCCGCGTTGGCCGCGCCGGGCAGGTCCGGCCACTCGGCCGCGGCGTAGGCGGCCCGGTGGTCGACGTTGCGGCTCACGTCCACGCAGTAGGCCGCCACCGTCGTGTCGTCGTCGACCCGCAGATCGAACAGCGTGGTGGTGGCCGACTCGCCGGTGGCGAAGTGGACGTTCTCGCCGGGGACGCCCTCCCGCTCCACCCTCGCGATGGAGGTGGACTCGGCGGCGGCCGGGACGGGAAGCGCCCAGCCGATGAGGACGGCCGCGACCGAGGCGGCCAGTCCACGCCGAACGTGGGAGAAGAGGCTGGGCATGTGGCTTCCCGGGCGAGAACGACGGTGAGAAGGGGACGC is a genomic window containing:
- a CDS encoding thioester domain-containing protein, whose protein sequence is MPSLFSHVRRGLAASVAAVLIGWALPVPAAAESTSIARVEREGVPGENVHFATGESATTTLFDLRVDDDTTVAAYCVDVSRNVDHRAAYAAAEWPDLPGAANAGEIVWIVRNSYPTLSLELLAAESGIDDLSAEQAIAGTQAAIWHLTNGTQLPTDSSDGRNSAQVRELYRYLLDNAVDSAEPDSALALSPTEVVGEASASLGPLTVHTTSETPVRLTVNGVREAALVDADGAPVTEARDGDEVLFVLPVTAEEGSATVYAHTEEAEVRPGLVYSGKDGVQTQPLVVAGTATASLTVSAKVSWNAAGPAETPDAPAAASPSQTAPSAPQSAPGGSAAPSPSPPLPAAAPVIAEDKRVDSDLPITGTWLGAVVAVALVLLGAGAVTILLARRGER